Proteins encoded by one window of Candidatus Stoquefichus sp. SB1:
- a CDS encoding ABC transporter permease: MRNPLNKALKKEFKQNIARYLSIMIILIVMISAVSGFLTVAYGYQDVLKDNQISSHVEDGQLTVTNKINQKTIHEIEEKSLQLYENFYSQQEINDETTLRLFKNRDYVNQATVHSGRLPKNNHEIALDRLFAVKNNYEIGTTIRINHYSVTIVGLISVPDYSSLIEKSSDLMMDPIHFGIGIVDDKSFDKYSEFNINYQYSYINTSPLSEKQNYDQLTKLKDICQQNGYQITQMLTSEMNQCISFLPNDMGSDIPMIQTLLYIMVVILAFIFVVISQTIIEEQAPVIGTLLSNGYTKREIVHHYMLLPMIITIIASIIGNIIGYTLFPPLFMDMYKNSYCLPPLDIHFMKEAFISTTFIPFIFMMVVLYLILNYKMRISPLRFLRRDLRKYKKRKYIHLKEKSFIKRFQKRIIIQNKGTYVMLFLGIFFASFIFLFGFMMTPSINRYLDHMEKSIHAHYQYILKAPLEIKNAEKATMTTLKTYYQQGDLNLDVTLYGLSEDSQYYQMDLPTQENHIILSYDLAHKMNVQKGDMIRFTNPYTEKNYDLIVDGMNEDRGMLAAFTSQELCNKLLAEDHDYFNAYLSDQKLDIDDMYILSTITKDDMIKIGEQMTTTFAQLIPIMTSVSLVVYFVVIYILTKLVLDRNTLYMSFLKVMGYENKEIKKLYLQATTFIVVISLIVSIPLCSIGLNQLLLFAFMQFSGYIEAYIPYELYGLVFIVGLLTYFIVNYILTKQIERVNLGESLKDME; the protein is encoded by the coding sequence ATGAGAAATCCACTTAATAAGGCTCTTAAAAAAGAGTTTAAACAAAATATAGCAAGATATTTATCAATTATGATTATTTTGATTGTAATGATTAGTGCTGTTTCAGGCTTTTTAACAGTTGCTTACGGATATCAAGATGTTTTAAAAGATAATCAGATATCTAGTCATGTTGAAGATGGACAATTGACTGTTACAAATAAAATCAATCAAAAAACAATTCATGAAATTGAAGAAAAATCTTTACAACTCTATGAAAATTTCTACAGTCAACAAGAAATAAATGATGAGACAACACTTCGCTTATTTAAAAATCGTGACTATGTCAATCAAGCAACAGTGCATAGTGGTCGTTTACCAAAAAATAATCATGAAATAGCACTAGATAGACTTTTTGCAGTCAAGAATAACTATGAAATTGGAACAACAATTCGCATTAATCATTATAGTGTGACCATTGTAGGATTGATATCTGTTCCTGATTATAGTTCCTTAATTGAGAAAAGCAGTGATTTAATGATGGATCCTATTCATTTTGGAATTGGAATTGTAGATGATAAAAGTTTTGATAAATATAGTGAGTTCAATATCAATTATCAATATAGTTATATCAATACATCACCACTTAGTGAAAAACAAAATTATGATCAGTTAACCAAACTGAAAGATATTTGTCAGCAAAATGGTTATCAGATTACACAGATGTTAACATCTGAGATGAACCAATGTATTTCGTTTCTTCCTAATGATATGGGAAGTGATATTCCCATGATTCAAACATTACTTTATATTATGGTTGTTATTCTGGCATTTATTTTTGTGGTGATTAGTCAGACAATTATTGAAGAACAAGCTCCAGTTATAGGAACATTATTATCTAATGGATATACCAAAAGAGAAATCGTTCATCACTATATGTTATTACCTATGATCATAACAATAATTGCATCTATTATTGGGAATATTATAGGATATACACTATTTCCACCATTGTTTATGGATATGTATAAGAATAGTTATTGCTTACCACCATTAGATATTCATTTTATGAAGGAAGCATTTATCTCAACAACTTTCATTCCTTTTATTTTTATGATGGTTGTTTTGTATCTGATATTAAATTATAAAATGCGTATTTCACCTTTACGCTTTTTAAGACGTGATTTACGTAAATATAAAAAACGAAAATATATTCATTTAAAAGAGAAATCGTTTATAAAACGTTTTCAAAAACGTATTATTATCCAAAATAAAGGAACATATGTTATGTTGTTTTTAGGTATCTTTTTTGCCAGTTTCATCTTTCTGTTTGGTTTTATGATGACACCGTCAATCAATCGATATCTTGATCATATGGAAAAAAGTATTCATGCTCATTATCAATATATTTTAAAGGCTCCATTGGAAATTAAAAATGCGGAAAAGGCAACAATGACCACTTTAAAAACCTATTATCAACAAGGCGATTTGAATTTGGATGTAACACTTTATGGATTAAGTGAGGATAGTCAATATTATCAAATGGATTTGCCAACTCAAGAGAATCATATAATTTTGAGCTATGATTTAGCACATAAAATGAATGTTCAAAAGGGTGATATGATTCGTTTCACGAATCCTTATACAGAAAAAAATTATGATTTGATTGTTGATGGTATGAATGAAGATAGAGGAATGCTTGCAGCCTTCACATCACAAGAATTGTGTAATAAACTTTTAGCAGAAGATCATGATTATTTTAATGCTTATCTTTCAGACCAAAAATTGGATATTGATGATATGTATATTTTATCAACAATAACAAAAGACGATATGATAAAAATTGGTGAACAGATGACAACAACCTTTGCACAATTGATTCCTATTATGACAAGCGTTTCTTTAGTTGTTTATTTTGTGGTTATCTATATATTGACAAAATTGGTATTAGATCGTAATACACTTTATATGTCATTTTTAAAAGTGATGGGATATGAAAATAAAGAAATTAAAAAACTCTATTTACAGGCGACAACCTTTATTGTCGTCATTTCTTTAATAGTTTCGATACCATTATGTAGCATTGGTTTAAATCAATTGTTATTATTTGCATTTATGCAATTTTCAGGTTATATAGAAGCTTATATTCCTTATGAATTGTATGGACTGGTATTTATTGTAGGATTATTGACTTATTTTATTGTCAATTATATTTTAACAAAACAAATTGAAAGAGTGAATTTAGGTGAGTCATTAAAAGATATGGAATAA
- a CDS encoding MurR/RpiR family transcriptional regulator yields MDFLSNINLKKNTLTKNELKACELILNDLNKVQMYSLTEMSEKIHITKTTILRFCQKMGYSGYTEFRYDCVKYVNSLSNAERVIEDENEKIINVEKIYMDTIKLLHYTLKDEDLKLLANMIITARKVRCVGEINSEVTCLQLKYALAMYGIDADVLPGTANVKAIDLITNHQDLLIVMSASANSHIVKEAYNLKENNGCKIAIVTMNPSTSLESESDLFLLLPSVAPLKNKSLLDSVPIYSIFVEILLHYLNENDQ; encoded by the coding sequence ATGGACTTTTTATCAAATATTAATTTAAAGAAAAATACTTTAACAAAGAATGAATTAAAAGCATGTGAATTGATTTTGAATGATTTAAATAAGGTACAGATGTATTCATTAACAGAAATGTCAGAAAAGATTCATATCACCAAAACAACAATACTGCGCTTTTGTCAAAAGATGGGATATAGTGGATATACTGAATTTAGATATGACTGTGTTAAATATGTGAATAGTTTAAGCAATGCTGAACGAGTTATTGAAGATGAAAATGAGAAGATTATTAATGTTGAAAAGATATATATGGATACAATTAAATTGTTGCATTATACATTAAAAGATGAAGATTTGAAACTTTTAGCAAATATGATTATAACAGCAAGAAAAGTCAGATGTGTAGGAGAGATTAATTCTGAAGTTACATGTTTGCAGTTAAAATATGCTCTTGCAATGTATGGTATCGATGCTGATGTTTTACCAGGAACAGCCAATGTCAAAGCAATTGATCTTATCACGAATCATCAGGATTTATTAATTGTCATGTCAGCGAGTGCGAATAGCCATATTGTTAAGGAAGCTTATAATTTAAAAGAAAATAATGGCTGTAAGATTGCTATTGTGACAATGAATCCTTCAACATCATTAGAAAGTGAATCAGATCTCTTCTTATTACTTCCAAGTGTTGCGCCATTAAAGAATAAGTCATTGTTGGATAGTGTCCCAATTTATTCGATCTTTGTGGAAATATTATTGCATTATTTAAATGAAAATGATCAATAA